The genomic interval GCGGTGTCTACGAGCGGCATCGGGTCCGCGTGATCACCTATGACCTGCCCGGATACGGGCTATCGACGCGTCGTCCGGGGCATCGGGTGGTAGACGCCGCCGAGGACGTCGCGCTGATCGCGGACCGGCTCGGGATCGACGAGTTCGCCGTACTCGGAATCTCCGCGGGCGGTCCGCGGTCGCTCGCCGTGGCTGCCCGGTTGCCTGAGCGAGTCACGCGATGTGTCACCGAACTCAGCCCCGCCGAGTACACGGCATCCGATCTGGATTTCTTCGCCGGTATGCCCGAGGCCGAGGTGGGCGAGTGGGAGCGGCCCGCAACCCACGACGCGGCTTGGCTCGCCGAACATGACTTTCCCGATCTCGTTGCCTGGCTTGATAAGCCTGACCCCGTGCCCGAGCTGTCCGGGGAGCTGCACGACATGCTCGTGCAGACGTTTCGAGAGGGCGTCGTGAACGGGCCGGGCGGCTTCGTCGACGACCTCATTTCGCTGTCGGCGCCGTGGGGCTTCACGCTCGACGAGGTGAAAGCTCCGACGAGGGTGATGGCCGGAACCGAAGACGAAGGCATTCCTCGCCAGCACACCGAATGGCTCGTCGCGGGGATTCCTGACGCCGAGCCGGTCTGGTCGCCAGGCGGCCACATCGCGGACCACTCGGCAGCCGAAGAGCGTTTGATCGCCTGGCTTGCAGGCACACGTTCTTGATCGGCTCAGATTCGGCGGTGTTCGACGGTGAGGAAGATTGGCTCGACCGAACCGCCGGCGAAACGGCCGCAGGCGCCTGTGCGGGCGGTTTGACGCTGTCTGTTTGGTGGTAGGAGGCAGGTGGGGTTGTGGGGCGCTGTGATGGCGCCGGGGGTTGTTTCGGCTGTTGGCCGGGACAAGGGGAATGGTGAGCAGGTTTCGATGGTCCAGTTCAACTGGTCGTACCCCGGCTCCGGGTATGTCGCGCTCGCGCAGTGCCGACGATCAGCCAGCGAGTTTCGCTCGCTGTAGCTGGATATCCGAGGGAGGGGTCCAATGTTCAAGTACGTCACGCGCGCAGCGGTGGTGGCCGGGAGCGTCGCCGGGCTGCTGTGGGTCGCAGCCAGTCCCGGCACGGCGACCGGCGGCCAAGAGCGGCAGTTTGTCGTCCTCTACGCCCAGAGCGGCTCCGCTGAAGCCGCGCATGCCGCGATCGCCGCCGCCGGCGGCACCGTGCTGAGCGAGAACACGGCGATCGGAGTCGCCACCGTCACCACCAGGAGTGAGAGTTTCCAGGCTGCCGCAGGCGCCTCGTCCGCGATCGAGGGGGTCGCGCGAAGTACGGTCATCGGCCGGGCGCCTGCCGACGGCTCGGCCATCGGGAAGGTGAGTGCGAAGCTCGACACTGCGCAGACCGACCTTCAAGGTGCGAAGGCAGGTAGTGCGAAGAAGGGGAAGAAGCAAGAGCCGCTGGCCGGGCTGCAATGGGACATGCAGCAGATCGGCGCCACCGCCGACGGCTCCCAGCGCTACGAGCAGGGCAACGGCGTACGCGTCGGCATCATCGACACCGGCGTCGACGGCACCCATCCCGACATCGCCGCCAACTTCGACAAGGCGCTGAGCCGGAACTTCACGACCGACATCCCGGTCGACGCGAACGGCACAGTGGTCGACGGACCATGCGAGCACCCGAGCTGCGTCGACCCTGTCGACGAGGACGACAACGGTCACGGTACGCACGTCGCGTCCGAAATCGCGTCGCCGGTCAACAAGCTCGGGATCGCGGGCATCGCGCCCAAGGCAACGATCGTCAACCTGCGAGCCGGCCAGGATTCGGGCTTCTTCTTCCTGCAGCCCACGGTCGATGCCCTGACGTATGCGGGCGATCACGGCATCGACGTCGTGAACATGAGCTTCTACGTCGATCCGTGGCTGTTCAACTGCACCAACAACCCGGCGGACGCGCCGGAGTTCCAGGCTGAGCAGCGAACTGTCATCCAGGCGATGCAGCGGGCGCTCGACTACGCCTATGCCCATGGCGTCACGCTGGTCGCAGCGGCCGGCAACGGCGCGACCGATTACACCAAGACGATTGTGGACGCGTCGAGCCCGGATTTCCCCGCCGTGCCTGGTGAGGCTCCATATACGCGGACGATTCCGGCTTCGTGTATCTCGATGCCGTCCGAGGGCAACCATGTGCTCTCGGTGACCAGCACCGGCATTTCCAAGCGCAAGGCCTACTACTCCGACTACGGCAACGGTTACGCCGACCTGTCCGCGCCCGGCGGGGACGTGTACGACACGGCTGACAACAAGCGCGACATCACCAAGGCCGTGCTCGCGGCGTACCCGAAGCACCTCGCCGAGGAGCGCGGTCAGCTCAATCCCGACGGGACGCCGAACACACCCAACGTCGTTCAGAGCTGCCACAAGAGCGTCTGCGGCTACTACCAGTACCTGCAGGGCACGTCGATGGCGTCACCGCACGCGGCCGGCGTCGCTGTGCTGGCGGTCGGCCGGCTAGGCGTTCGGGACCACGTCAACGGTGGCAAGAAGGCCTCGCCTGCGGTTGTCGAGCAGGCACTGCGCGGTACGGCAACCAACCGCGCGTGCCCGACGCCGCCGCTGTTCACCTACACCCGTCAGGTCCAGCAACCCGACGGGACCTTCGTGACCGTGACGGCCAACCACCTGTGCGAAGGCACACCGACGAACAACGGGTTCTACGGCGACGGCATCGTCGACGCAACGAAGGTCGCCCGAGGGCACTAACCCACCAAGCCGGCGCCGGAACCCGTCGCCAACATGAGTTCATGGCACCGGCGGGCTTGGATTCGCCGCAGGTCACGGCCGAATGTGGCCGTGACCTGCGGTGATGCGGAGTAGGGCGGACGGGACTCGAACCCGTGACGCAGGGATTATGAGGGCCACGCCATTTACCGTGCTGGCCAACTTCAGGCTCCGGGAGTTCGGATTCCTACCCCTCTAGCCGACTGAGTCCACTCTGTTCGACACGATTTCATGGCAGGAACCATGGCACGCCGCGACGGATCCACGTTGGCCGCGACCGTGGAACGGGGCCCGGTACCGCCCGCCTCAGCCGGTACGGGCCGGACATGGCTGATCACCGATCACGCCCGACCCGCACGCCGGGACGTCGCTCGGCCGGACGAGCAGGAGCCCGTCTCCCCGTCGGCCGGACATCGGCGGGCCGTTGCCTCTGGCGGCCGCTTCGGCGTAGCTTGACGAACGGGGGGCACATGGTTCGCTCACGTGGGTTTGTTTGGCTTGATGGGCTTCACGAAGCCTCGCTGCTGACTGCACAGGCGGGGCCGATATGAACGCCAGGGCGCTGAGGCTGGAGGCACGATTCTGGCGAAGTCGACGGTCAGCAGCCGTGGCAGGGATCGTGTTTGGGGTGCTGCTCCTGGCAGCGTTGACGATGGTCCGCGTCGCACTTTCCGCGGACAGCCTTCAGTCGCTGGAATCCGACGCAGCTCGACGCAGGCTCATCCGGATCAGTCTCCAGCTCGTGCCGTTTGCCGGAATCGCCTTTCTGTGGTTCATCGGCGTCGTTCGTGATCAGCTCGGCGACGTCGAGGACCGGCTTTTCTCCACCGTCTTCCTGGGCAGTGGGCTTCTCTTCTTGGCCATGCTCTTCATTGGCGCCGTCACGGCGTCCAGCATGACGGCGATGCTCGCGGGATCGGACGTCAACGCCGACGTCTGGGCGTACGGCCGCACCAGCACGCAGGCGCTCATTTCCGTCTACGCCATGCGCATGGCCGCAGTGTTCACGCTCTCGGTGAGTACCGTGGGTCTGCGCACTTCAGCCTTCCCCCGGTGGGTGGCAATCCTCGGCTATCTTGTCGCGGTGGTGCTGCTGGTGGCCGCCGGCGAACACCGATGGACCCAACTAGCCTTTCCCGCTTGGGTTCTCCTCGTCAGCGTGGTCATTCTCTTCACCCGCCCGCCAACCCGTGAAGTCGCCGCTGAACAGACGGACACCCCGTCATGATGGCGTCCCACTACCGCCTCGCCATGTGAGCTCGTAGTTGGACTCGGGTCCTCGATGAGGTCGCCGCTGACGTCGCGCCGAGCCGCCGCAACGGCAGCACGCCGAAGACGCTGCAGACCGACGCATCGCGCGGAACGGGTAGACGGTGTGCAACCGCCCCGGTCGAGCGGCTGCAGGTCAGGATGGTGCGTACTTCGGGGGCAGTATCGCCTGCGTGCGGATCCTCCTCACACGCTGCTGATCGGACGAGGCGGCGCGCAGGTTCGGCGATCTGCATCACCCCAATCAGATGAGGCGATTTCCGCCACTGCGGGCTTGACTGGTCGCACGAACATTCTCGCCTCCATCCTCATCGTTGTCGGGGTGACCGTCCTGGCCATCGCGGGCATGCTGTTTGTGCGCCGTCATGCGCCGGACGGCAGTTTCTTCCACGACGGGGACCGCGCGGCAGGCGTGTTCGGCGTACTGGCCACCGGTTTCGCAGTCCTGTCGGGTTTCGTTGTGTTCTTGGCC from Kribbella sp. NBC_00709 carries:
- a CDS encoding alpha/beta fold hydrolase, which codes for MVDTAFVTAADGRTVAYAEWGVRDGWPLFVLHGCPGSRYLRHIGGVYERHRVRVITYDLPGYGLSTRRPGHRVVDAAEDVALIADRLGIDEFAVLGISAGGPRSLAVAARLPERVTRCVTELSPAEYTASDLDFFAGMPEAEVGEWERPATHDAAWLAEHDFPDLVAWLDKPDPVPELSGELHDMLVQTFREGVVNGPGGFVDDLISLSAPWGFTLDEVKAPTRVMAGTEDEGIPRQHTEWLVAGIPDAEPVWSPGGHIADHSAAEERLIAWLAGTRS
- a CDS encoding S8 family serine peptidase gives rise to the protein MFKYVTRAAVVAGSVAGLLWVAASPGTATGGQERQFVVLYAQSGSAEAAHAAIAAAGGTVLSENTAIGVATVTTRSESFQAAAGASSAIEGVARSTVIGRAPADGSAIGKVSAKLDTAQTDLQGAKAGSAKKGKKQEPLAGLQWDMQQIGATADGSQRYEQGNGVRVGIIDTGVDGTHPDIAANFDKALSRNFTTDIPVDANGTVVDGPCEHPSCVDPVDEDDNGHGTHVASEIASPVNKLGIAGIAPKATIVNLRAGQDSGFFFLQPTVDALTYAGDHGIDVVNMSFYVDPWLFNCTNNPADAPEFQAEQRTVIQAMQRALDYAYAHGVTLVAAAGNGATDYTKTIVDASSPDFPAVPGEAPYTRTIPASCISMPSEGNHVLSVTSTGISKRKAYYSDYGNGYADLSAPGGDVYDTADNKRDITKAVLAAYPKHLAEERGQLNPDGTPNTPNVVQSCHKSVCGYYQYLQGTSMASPHAAGVAVLAVGRLGVRDHVNGGKKASPAVVEQALRGTATNRACPTPPLFTYTRQVQQPDGTFVTVTANHLCEGTPTNNGFYGDGIVDATKVARGH